A single region of the Triticum dicoccoides isolate Atlit2015 ecotype Zavitan chromosome 2B, WEW_v2.0, whole genome shotgun sequence genome encodes:
- the LOC119363769 gene encoding E3 ubiquitin-protein ligase RHF2A-like yields the protein MDEKAAKMEKLSSAAAFVEGGVQDACDDACSICLEAFCDSDPSTVTSCKHDFHLQCILEWCQRSSQCPMCWQAISMKDPLSQELLEAVEQEKNVQADRSRTTAVFRHPMLGHFEVPVDTDDAELEERLMQHLAAAAVTRRSHRHGRREGHRGRSGPHGRTQIVVFSTTETTSSDPISSDSPQVGDSEYSPAIISAPVDAMEEASANILVHNNTSSNCPVGSNDRISGDEASPINQDGAGPSDPQSFSNTLKTRLQSVSVKYKDSITKNTRGWKERWLSRSDTILSLGSDVRREVNAGIAAVSRMMERLETRDGTGSGPSSASSDNVSSATDNQGAASSNFCASVNGASSSATCASRSGSQ from the exons atggaCGAGAAGGCAGCCAAGATGGAGAAGCTCTCGTCGGCGGCGGCTTTCGTGGAGGGCGGCGTGCAGGACGCCTGCGACGACGCCTGCAGCATCTGCCTCGAGGCCTTCTGCGACAGCGACCCCTCCACG GTTACAAGCTGCAAGCATGATTTCCATCTCCAGTGCATCCTTGAGTG GTGCCAGAGAAGCTCCCAGTGTCCCATGTGTTGGCAGGCAATCAGCATGAAGGACCCTCTGAG TCAAGAGCTCCTTGAGGCTGTTGAACAGGAGAAGAATGTGCAAGCAGATCGCTCACGCACGACCGCCGTTTTTCGCCATCCAATGCTCGGACATTTTGAG GTACCAGTTGATACAGATGATGCTGAGCTTGAAGAACGTCTCATGCAACACCTGGCCGCTGCTGCCGTGACACGTAGGTCGCACCGCCATGGTAGAAGGGAAGGCCACCGCGGAAGATCAGGACCACACGGCCGCACACAAATTGTAGTATTTTCGACAACTGAAACTACCTCTAGTGACCCCATTTCTTCAGATTCACCACAAGTAGGGGACAGTGAGTATTCTCCTGCTATAATCTCTGCTCCTgtggatgccatggaagaagcatcTGCCAACATACTAGTGCACAATAATACTTCATCTAACTGCCCTGTTGGATCAAATGATAG AATTTCTGGTGATGAAGCATCTCCCATCAACCAGGATGGAGCTGGACCATCCGATCCACAATCTTTCTCAAACACACTCAAGACTCGCCTGCAGTCGGTTTCGGTCAA GTACAAGGACTCGATAACGAAGAACACCCGTGGGTGGAAGGAACGGTGGCTCTCTCGGAGTGACACGATATTGAGTCTTGGTTCTGATGTGAGGAGGGAGGTTAACGCCGGAATCGCTGCTGTGTCTCGCATGATGGAGCGACTGGAAACGAGGGACGGGACTGGCTCTGGGCCCTCATCGGCTTCTTCGGACAATGTTTCTTCTGCTACAGATAATCAGGGGGCCGCGTCGTCCAACTTTTGTGCTTCCGTAAATGGCGCCTCGTCTTCGGCAACTTGTGCGTCGAGATCTGGTTCACAATGA